One region of Triticum aestivum cultivar Chinese Spring chromosome 6B, IWGSC CS RefSeq v2.1, whole genome shotgun sequence genomic DNA includes:
- the LOC123135119 gene encoding receptor-like protein EIX2 codes for MTKLVLLSRGTALLLCLLIFQSASTSHGQASVSGACISSERDALLSFKASLLDPAGRLSSWQGEDCCQWKGVRCSNRTGHLIKLNLRNSDMYEYSYYMDDYMYDYMYHYSHYSYPNESKPLSLSAGEMSSSLATLQHLRYLDLSGNDFNGTSIPVFLASLKNLRYLNLSWTGFSGRIPSQLGNLSKLQYLDLSRNYDYNWIESYIVDLAWLSRLSLLSHLDMSYVDLSSARDWFQMVSMLPSLKVLRLSECGLNGIISASISISNLTHLEVLDVSDNTFRIPSQFGNLSKLQYLDVSWNFYPNVDHAWLSRLSSLSHLDMSSVDLGSARDWFQSVNMLPSLKVIGLSSCGLNSTMSASISLSNLTHLEVLDMSGNNFYTSLKHAWFWNLKSLKELYLSYSSWIGSIPSDLANMTTLQVIDLSWNQLVGLIPENLENLCNLEIMRFSGNNIGSSIGEFMRRLPKCSWNTLQEFSVQDANMTGNLPGWIGNMTNLIVLHLSENMLCSPLPVGVGALSNLKWLNLRNNNFSGVLLKEHFASLGNLEILDLRYNTFNGVLLKEIFARLVKLRILDLSYNKFSGVLFKESSASFGNLEHLDLSYNNFNDFLLKENSKSFGKLKHLDLSHNKLDSVLVEEHFAGLSNLEHLDLSYNSLILAINQKWVPPFRLKVARFQSCQVGPNFPEWLKGQSNIDVLVLGDANLDDVVPEWFWVTFSRASILQASGNKLHGSLPANLRHMSAGYIHLGSNKFTGQVPQFPINIARLNLSSNFLSGSLPSGLNAPLLEELLLANNQLTGTIPSSICRLTRMKRLDLSGNHLEGDIGQCWKEFDANSTNQFGYDMLSLALNNNDLIGEFPKFLQRSSGLMFLDLSYNKLFGGLPEWLPQKMSHLKILRVRSNMFSGHIPKSLTFLNSLHYLDIAHNNISGSIPWSLSSLKAMMTVVSQDTGDYIYEETIPVITKDQKRDYTFAIYQLLVVLDLSSNSLAGQVPEEITLLIGLTSLNLSNNQFIGTIPNKVGDLKRLESLDLSYNEFSGAIPSSLSALTYLSHLNLSYNNLSGAIPSSQQLQTLDNEMYIYIGNPGLCGDPVSRNCSIHDVEQSGLEDIDHMPSVYLAMSIGFVVGLWTVFCTMLMKRTWRAAFFQFVDMMYDMVYVQVAVRWAHMMEKIQDGAP; via the coding sequence ATGACTAAGCTTGTGCTTCTCAGCCGAGGAACTGCACTACTGCTTTGTCTATTGATCTTCCAATCAGCATCCACTTCCCATGGCCAAGCGAGTGTATCTGGAGCCTGCATCAGCAGCGAGCGAGATGCGCTTCTGTCCTTCAAGGCAAGCCTCTTGGACCCTGCTGGCCGTCTCTCTTCCTGGCAGGGTGAGGATTGTTGCCAATGGAAGGGAGTCCGGTGCAGCAACAGAACGGGCCATCTCATCAAGCTCAACCTCCGCAACAGCGACATGTACGAGTACAGTTACTACATGGACGACTACATGTACGACTACATGTACCACTACAGCCACTACAGCTACCCGAACGAGAGCAAACCATTGAGCTTGTCGGCAGGCGAGATGAGCTCTTCTTTGGCTACTCTACAACACCTGAGGTATCTTGATCTGAGCGGGAATGACTTCAATGGCACAAGCATCCCTGTGTTCTTAGCTTCTCTCAAGAACCTAAGGTATCTCAACCTCTCGTGGACAGGATTCAGTGGGAGAATACCTTCCCAACTTGGCAATCTCTCAAAGTTGCAATATCTTGATCTCAGTAGGAATTATGATTATAATTGGATTGAGTCTTACATAGTGGATCTTGCATGGTTGTCACGTCTCTCTTTGTTGAGTCATCTTGACATGAGCTATGTGGATCTTAGCTCTGCGAGGGATTGGTTTCAGATGGTTAGCATGCTTCCTTCTCTGAAAGTGCTTCGCTTGTCCGAGTGTGGACTCAATGGTATTATATCTGCTAGTATATCAATTTCCAACCTCACACATCTTGAGGTCCTAGATGTGTCTGATAACACCTTCAGAATACCTTCCCAATTTGGCAATCTCTCAAAGTTGCAATATCTTGATGTGAGTTGGAATTTTTATCCCAATGTGGATCATGCATGGTTGTCACGTCTCTCTTCGTTGAGCCATCTTGACATGAGTTCTGTGGATCTTGGTTCTGCGAGGGATTGGTTTCAGAGTGTTAATATGCTTCCTTCTCTTAAAGTGATTGGCTTGTCCAGTTGTGGACTCAACAGCACCATGTCTGCTAGTATATCACTTTCCAACCTCACACATCTCGAAGTCCTTGATATGTCTGGTAACAACTTCTATACTTCACTCAAGCATGCATGGTTTTGGAATCTCAAAAGCCTTAAGGAGCTTTACCTCTCCTATTCCAGCTGGATAGGGTCTATTCCTAGTGATTTGGCAAACATGACGACCCTTCAAGTCATAGATTTAAGTTGGAATCAACTCGTGGGTTTGATAccagaaaatttggaaaatttgtgCAATTTGGAAATAATGAGGTTTAGTGGTAACAACATAGGTTCGAGCATAGGGGAGTTCATGAGGCgattaccaaagtgctcatggaatACATTGCAAGAATTTTCAGTGCAGGATGCAAATATGACCGGGAATCTACCCGGTTGGATTGGTAACATGACCAATCTCATTGTTCTTCATCTATCTGAAAACATGTTGTGTAGCCCTCTACCTGTAGGAGTTGGAGCACTGAGTAATTTGAAATGGCTGAACCTCAGGAACAATAACTTCAGTGGTGTGCTCTTGAAAGAACATTTTGCAAGCTTAGGTAACTTAGAGATTTTGGACCTCAGATACAATACCTTCAACGGTGTGTTGTTGAAAGAGATATTTGCAAGATTAGTAAAATTAAGGATTTTGGACCTCAGCTACAACAAATTCAGTGGTGTGCTCTTCAAGGAAAGTTCTGCAAGTTTTGGTAATTTGGAGCATTTGGACCTCAGCTATAACAACTTCAATGATTTTCTCttgaaagaaaactcaaaaagTTTTGGTAAATTAAAGCATCTGGATCTTAGCCATAATAAATTAGATAGTGTGCTCGTGGAGGAGCATTTTGCAGGCCTATCGAATTTAGAGCATCTGGACTTGTCCTACAACTCTTTGATATTAGCTATCAACCAAAAATGGGTTCCTCCATTTAGATTGAAAGTCGCAAGATTCCAGTCATGCCAAGTGGGGCCCAATTTTCCAGAGTGGCTTAAAGGGCAATCTAACATTGATGTTCTTGTTCTTGGTGATGCAAATCTGGATGATGTTGTTCCTGAGTGGTTTTGGGTGACATTTTCCCGAGCTTCAATCTTGCAAGCATCAGGAAACAAATTGCATGGCTCATTACCAGCAAATCTACGACACATGTCAGCGGGCTATATACATCTCGGATCCAATAAGTTTACAGGTCAAGTCCCACAGTTTCCTATAAATATAGCACGATTGAACCTATCTTCAAACTTTTTATCCGGGTCTTTGCCATCAGGGCTAAATGCTCCACTACTCGAAGAGTTGTTGCTTGCAAATAATCAACTCACAGGCACCATCCCGTCATCTATATGCCGACTGACTAGAATGAAAAGGTTGGACCTATCAGGAAATCATTTAGAAGGAGATATTGGGCAGTGCTGGAAGGAATTTGATGCAAACTCTACAAATCAATTTGGTTATGACATGCTGAGCTTAGCCCTTAATAACAATGATCTCATCGGTGAATTCCCTAAATTTCTTCAAAGGTCATCAGGATTAATGTTCCTTGATCTTTCTTACAACAAGTTATTTGGAGGATTGCCAGAATGGTTACCCCAAAAAATGTCACACCTGAAAATATTAAGAGTGAGATCAAATATGTTCAGTGGTCACATTCCTAAGAGTCTCACTTTCCTTAACAGTCTTCATTATTTGGACATAGCACACAACAACATATCAGGAAGCATACCATGGTCTTTGTCAAGCCTGAAGGCAATGATGACAGTGGTGTCGCAGGACACGGGGGATTACATTTATGAGGAGACCATCCCAGTAATCACAAAGGACCAAAAGCGTGACTACACCTTTGCAATTTACCAGCTACTGGTAGTTCTTGATTTGTCAAGTAATAGTTTGGCAGGACAGGTTCCAGAGGAGATAACTCTACTCATTGGACTTACCAGCCTGAACTTGTCAAATAATCAGTTCATAGGAACAATCCCAAACAAAGTTGGCGATTTAAAGCGGTTGGAGTCACTCGACCTATCCTACAATGAGTTTTCTGGTGCAATACCATCAAGTTTGTCAGCTTTAACTTATTTGAGCCACTTAAACTTGTCATACAACAATCTGTCTGGTGCAATACCATCCAGCCAACAGCTACAAACTCTTGACAACGAGATGTATATCTACATCGGTAACCCTGGTCTTTGTGGAGATCCTGTCAGTAGGAACTGCTCAATACATGATGTAGAGCAAAGTGGCCTCGAAGATATAGATCATATGCCATCTGTTTATCTTGCCATGAGCATTGGATTTGTGGTGGGTCTGTGGACGGTTTTCTGCACCATGTTGATGAAGAGAACATGGAGGGCTGCCTTCTTCCAGTTTGTGGATATGATGTACGACATGGTTTATGTGCAAGTGGCTGTAAGGTGGGCTCACATGATGGAGAAAATTCAAGACGGTGCACCATGA